Below is a genomic region from Rhinatrema bivittatum chromosome 8, aRhiBiv1.1, whole genome shotgun sequence.
TTATTTCATCAGTTTGTATAAGTTTGGGggctgcacatctctaaaaactattttgggcatgcaaatgtgctgcttccccctccccccccccccccaaattaattCAACCAATGTAAAACATTTAAATGACTGAGCAGGCTGTGAAGGCTGGTTGTCCAGGCAAATGACCCTGATGCCCAGATGCGTGCTTCCCCTCTCCCCGGCCTTGATGCACAGCTGCCGTTCACCCCGCAAGATCTTGATCTGCACTGATCCTCGTCCCAGGTGCCACTTGCCTTGGGTGCTTTCTTGTCAGCCCGACAAAGGTCATCTATTCTCTACCCTGCACAGGATAATGAGATGACCAGAGACAAGATTTGATTGTAAAGTCTCTTCTAGCAATTGTGTTAAAGGAAAATGGTACTGTGTgactttcccccctcccttcctgcgtGTCCCTGCCCCTTTCTGCTCGGTGTCCACCTGCCGACTCTCCGCCTGCCAGAATCCTACAGGACCCAGCCTGACCTGGCCTTCTAGCTCGGGAAACGAAGGGGGGATCTGCTGGACTTTAACCCGCCCCATTCAGTGCCGCTTCTTCCGTGGGCGAAGGAAATTGCTGGAGCCGAGCCCCTCGCCCGTTCTTCCCCCCTGCCCCAGATTACTCACAAGGCATCCAGCAGCAGTTTGGCCGCCGCCTCGGGGCTCAGGTTGCGCTGCTTCTGGAAGCTGAGCCAGCGCTGCCTCTGCGCCCCCAGCTCCAGCAGCATGTGCGGCTGCTCCTCGGCCGGCGGGGCGGGtttcctgccccttcccctgcctttcGTCGGGGGCAGCACCAAGCCCGGGCTCCCCCGGGATTGCGCCGTCGCCGCCCCCTTGCCTGCTGCTGTTTTTCTGGACTTCACCATCTTCTCCTTGCAATCAGACGGCGATCTTTGCACGGAGCGGCCCAGGCTCCTGCGCTGGTCTTCCAGCAGGGGGCGGCAGAGAGCTCCGTACCTGAGCCGCCTCTTGGAAGAATAAAGTGATCTGGGGAGCAGGCACTGCCAGACTCGGTCTGCCCTGACCTGAAAGACAGCTTCTGCTGGGACATGGCCAGAAGATAGTTCTAGCCTTACAGACGGGTCCATTTCGGGGCTCCTTTTACGGAGGTCCTGTAAAATGTATGGCTGGTTAGCAGCCCTGCCAGCCTTGCAGGGCTGGAAGTAACCTGTGACCGCCCTTGTGAAATGATTTGGTCCATCTCCTGCAGGAGACCATCTGTAACCCTTCAGGGAGCCAGGGATGCATTTCCCAACGGATGAAATGCAGTCGATGGGAATAAATGATTTATTTACTAGGGTTGTGAATTTAcagtatttgtttttaatgaatgccaaaaatgcaacaaataagttTGTTCctaatggaacaaactgaaaatagcctcctaCAAAAATGCCCACAAAATTTTGGGTATGTTCGTATTTGTAGCATTTAAAAATGCCTGGGCCTTCCTGGCCAAAAAAAACGACCCGGAGCTGAACCGTAGCCCAAGCCCAGGCTGTGCCTGATGCTGAGGCTGGCTCTAGCGCCAAGACTAGGCCCAGGCCAGGCATCTAGACCTGGCATTTTAAAAATAGGCATATCCACCAAAAGAACGATACCAAAACGACAGCACTTGGATGCCTTTCCACTGAAGCCAGCCACACTGGAGAAAGGCACCAAAGTGTTATCACTCTGGTATCATCCTCTGGGCAGAAAATAGCCATTTTAAAACACCCAGACCTGGGGAGGAGCAGCTCAGCCTTACTTctgcctgtttatttatttaatttatttattttaagtttttctataccggcatccAGGATCTGAGAATGGGGTAAGTGGGAGCTAGAGTaggagctccccagccccagcagTTTTAGGAGGAGGGCCCTGCCTAGGCATTGGTGCTGGACCCAGCCCGGGCATGGACATAAGCTTCGGTGCCATACCCAAGCAATATTTTTGCCTGGGAAGGCCCAGCCAGGGCTATTGgaggcctttatttattttattattttttgtaattggttcatttttgttgttttgtttttccagtttggcaaacaaaatgaaccaaaaaaacattaaacaaactgaataaaaattaattt
It encodes:
- the CENPV gene encoding centromere protein V isoform X2, translating into MDPSVRLELSSGHVPAEAVFQVRADRVWQCLLPRSLYSSKRRLRYGALCRPLLEDQRRSLGRSVQRSPSDCKEKMVKSRKTAAGKGAATAQSRGSPGLVLPPTKGRGRGRKPAPPAEEQPHMLLELGAQRQRWLSFQKQRNLSPEAAAKLLLDAFEYKGLVKHTGGCHCGAVRFEVWASTDLHVFDCNCTVCVKKQNRHFIVPAAHFKLLKGADNLTTYTFNTHKAQHTFCKTCGVQSFYTPRSNPDGCGSPLPG
- the CENPV gene encoding centromere protein V isoform X1, yielding MDPSVRLELSSGHVPAEAVFQVRADRVWQCLLPRSLYSSKRRLRYGALCRPLLEDQRRSLGRSVQRSPSDCKEKMVKSRKTAAGKGAATAQSRGSPGLVLPPTKGRGRGRKPAPPAEEQPHMLLELGAQRQRWLSFQKQRNLSPEAAAKLLLDAFEYKGLVKHTGGCHCGAVRFEVWASTDLHVFDCNCTVCVKKQNRHFIVPAAHFKLLKGADNLTTYTFNTHKAQHTFCKTCGVQSFYTPRSNPDGYGVAPHCLDDNGTVHSINVEQINGKEWEKAIREHKTICGMSKS